One window from the genome of Syntrophorhabdaceae bacterium encodes:
- a CDS encoding GTP-binding protein has product MGKKKFERTKPHVNIGTIGHIDHGKTTLTSAITRCLS; this is encoded by the coding sequence ATGGGTAAGAAAAAGTTTGAACGGACGAAACCACATGTGAACATAGGAACCATCGGACATATAGATCACGGGAAGACCACCCTGACGAGTGCCATTACCCGGTGTCTTTCCCA